From Desulfobulbaceae bacterium:
TTTTGCGACGCCATCAAGGTTCAGTCATCAAAAGAACTCATCGGACACCATCTTAGAAACAGCTGTTTTTTGTCCCCAGTAATAGCGGTAAAGGCATGATTTTTCATGAATACTAAAGAAACAACACTCCCTGATCAAAAAGAACTGGAAAAAGAAATTGGTGACTATCTATCTCGTAAATACGGAGACCGGATTACCATAGTTTCCACTGGACTTCATCCTGCTGTCAAAGAGGATAAGGACGGTAAGGGAAAGTCCGAGTCGTCCCATAAAGAGCAACTCTACCGTTTTGACCTCAAACCCCAGGACCTAATCGCTTACCTCGACGAATATATCATCAAGCAAGACCGGGCAAAAGCGGTACTGGCGACCAAGATCTGCACTCACTTTAACCGTATCCGATACTCCAAGGACCATGGCCTGTCTGACAACAGCCTTGCTGGACGCATTAAGAACAATATCCTGCTCATTGGTCCTACCGGAGTCGGCAAGACATTTCTGATCAAATTGATTGCAGCACGTTTGGGGGTGCCCTTAATCAAAGGCGATGCCACAAAGTTCAGTGAGACCGGATATGTTGGTGGCGATGTTGAAGATCTGATTAGGGATCTGGTCAGGGAGGCTGATGGCGATATTGAACGCGCTCAATACGGCATCATCTATGTTGATGAAATTGACAAGATTGCCGGGTCGATCGGCAGGCAAGGACTCGATGTCTCTAGAGCGGGTGTTCAACGTGCTCTTTTAAAGCCTATGGAGGAGACAGAAGTCGATTTAAAGGTTTCTCATGACATGATTTCCCAGATAGAGGCTATGGAGCATTATCGGGCAACAGGGAAGCGTGAGAAGCGAATTGTAAATACCAAAAATATTCTGTTTATTATGAGTGGCGCCTTTGACGGTCTTGCCGAGATTGTTGGCAAACGGCTTCATCACCAGACGATTGGCTTTGAAGGTTCCATTCTCTCTCAGTCCAAAGTTGCAAGCCAACTTGATGCAGTTAAAGCCGAGGACTTGGTTCAGTTTGGTTTTGAACGCGAATTTATTGGTAGGCTTCCGGTATGCGCCGTTTTAGAAGAATTGACAGTGGCAGACTTACAGGAAATATTGTTAAACCCTAATTGCGCCCTGATCAACGCCAAAAAGCTCGATTTTCTGGTCTATGGCATACGGTTGAGCTTTAATCCTGATATCTTTGGGCAGGTAGCGGAAAAGGCTCTGTGCGAAAAGACTGGGGCGAGGGGACTGGTAGGGGTTGTGGAAAATCTTCTGCTTCCATTTGAAAGGACCCTCCCTTCAACCGATATCAAATATTTGGTGGTGGATGAGGCAATTCTGGTAGACCCTGAGGCGGAACTTCAATCATTGTTGAAAGATCCCAACTGCCGTCGACGCCATGAAGAAGGCTACGCCATACTTAAAGAGTCGGAAACTCAACGTCTTATCGCATTCCTTACAATAAAAAAATCCGTGAGCTTGGCACAGCGTGGTGTGGAGATGACTCCTGAGCGTTTAAAGCTGATGGCCGCCAAGATCGTTGATGAGCCATGTGATGCTGATATGGTTTGTGACCTGTTTGTTTCCCTCGTCGACCACA
This genomic window contains:
- a CDS encoding AAA family ATPase gives rise to the protein MNTKETTLPDQKELEKEIGDYLSRKYGDRITIVSTGLHPAVKEDKDGKGKSESSHKEQLYRFDLKPQDLIAYLDEYIIKQDRAKAVLATKICTHFNRIRYSKDHGLSDNSLAGRIKNNILLIGPTGVGKTFLIKLIAARLGVPLIKGDATKFSETGYVGGDVEDLIRDLVREADGDIERAQYGIIYVDEIDKIAGSIGRQGLDVSRAGVQRALLKPMEETEVDLKVSHDMISQIEAMEHYRATGKREKRIVNTKNILFIMSGAFDGLAEIVGKRLHHQTIGFEGSILSQSKVASQLDAVKAEDLVQFGFEREFIGRLPVCAVLEELTVADLQEILLNPNCALINAKKLDFLVYGIRLSFNPDIFGQVAEKALCEKTGARGLVGVVENLLLPFERTLPSTDIKYLVVDEAILVDPEAELQSLLKDPNCRRRHEEGYAILKESETQRLIAFLTIKKSVSLAQRGVEMTPERLKLMAAKIVDEPCDADMVCDLFVSLVDHIRGWQKILGDRCQATITFDETAIDYILTRSPQTMENIDGMCQPLLRFLEYGLRLIRQKQSAAELIISAAGVADPEKFINELVEKTYRV